A segment of the Streptomyces sp. XD-27 genome:
CGCATACAGAAAGAAGCCGCACCGGGACGTATGCGTCGTGCGGCTTTTCCGAAGAAAGCCCAGGAGAAGTACGTGGCGAACCGGAAGATGCCGTGGCTGCGCGCAGCAGTGCCCGTCGTCCTGGCGGTCGCATTGGCCGCCTGTAACGACTCTGATAAGGACTCGGACAGTAAGGGAAGTGCCGGCAGCAGCGCCCCGAGCACTGCCGGCGAGCCCCAGGACGGAGGCGGGTCCAAGAGCCCCGCCGCGAGCCCGGCCGGTAGCGGGCGGATGGATCTCGGTGAGAGTGCCACGAGTGTGGTCAGGGAAGACGACGGGAAGGTGACGTATTCCGTCCTCGCGGAAAAGGTCGACGTCGGCTCCGAGGCGGACACCAAGAAGCTGGTCAGCGACCCGGCGAAGGCGAAGGGCCTTGTCCCGGTGGTGGCTCATGTGAAGTACACGCACAAGGGCGGCGCTGTTGTCGAGGGTTACCCGAGCGTCGGTGAAGAGGTCGAGATCCACGCCGACGGCACCCGCGGATCGGACCTGATCGGGGCAAGGACGACGCGCCCGGTTGTGAGGACGATGACGATATCGAGAACTGGAAGCAGGGCCAGAGCCACGTCATCTGCGAGACGTACTTGGTCCCCGAGAACGCGAAGACACTGGAAGTCCACTGGGCAGCCGCCAGCGACAGTGATCCCTATGTCTGGACTTTCTCGAAATCCTGAGGGGACGACGCGCGTTCTCGTGTGCCGAGTTGTCACACGAACGGCCAAACCGGGTGCCGCAGGCGGCGGGGCTCACGCGAACGGCGGGTCCTGTGGGCCGCGGTCCATGGGGCCGCGGCCCGAGAGGACCTCTCCGTAGGCCTGCATCAGGTCCGGCAGTCGCAGCGTCGCGAGGTCGTCGCGGCCGGGCACGCCGTTCCAGCCCGACAGCCGCAGATCGCGGTAGGCGCAGCTCTTCTCGTACAGCGTGCGCAGGAAGCGGCCGTTGCCGAGCTCGTCTATCCAGCCCTGGTCGACCACGTGCCCGCTGATGCTGCGCAGCTCCTCCACGGCCTCCTCGTCCCACCGGTCGCCGTTCTCGGCGGCGAGCACCTCGCCGATGGAGGTCAGCTCCAGCGGGCGGTAGCTGGGGAAGTCCACCCGGGTGGTGAACCGGGAGCCGAGCCCGGGGTTGGCGGCCAGGAGGCGGTCCATGCCCTCCGGGTAGCCGGCGAGGATGACCACCAGGCGGTCGCGGTTGTCCTCGGCCCGCTTGAGGAGGACCTGAAGGGCCTCGTCCCCGTACGCGTCGCCCTTGCTGTAGCCGGAGTTGGACAGGCTGTACGCCTCGTCCACGAAGAGCACCCCGCCCAGCGCGGAGTCGATCAGCTCGTTCGCCTTGACCGCCGTCTGGCCCAGGTACTCGCCGACCAGATCGGCCCGGCCCGCCTCCACCAGATGGTCGCCGCCGAGCAGCCCGAGGGCGTAGAACACGCGGCCGAGGATGCGGGCGACCGTGGTCTTGCCGGTGCCGGAGGGGCCGGAGAAGACGAAGTGGCGCTTGGGGGGCTGGACCGGCAGGCCCTGCCCGGCGCGCAGCCGCGCCATGTTCAACTGCGCGGACAGCGCCCGCACCTGCCGTTTCACCGGCTCCAGGCCGACCATGCGCTCCAGCTGCTGGAGCGCCGCGCGCAGCAGTTCGGGGTCGGAGGGGCCGGGCTCGGCGGGGTCGGCGGCCTTCTTGCGCCGGCCGCCGGTGCCGCCGCCGGCGCCGGTGGGGCCGAGCAGGGCCGGGCCGTCGAAGGGCCGCGACTCGCGCCCGTCGCCGGTGTCCGGCGGCATCGGCGGCGGGTCGGGGTCGGTGAGCGGGGGGCCGGTGCTCTCCCGGGCGTCGGAGGCGTCCTGGCCGACGCCGGTGGCGGACGGGACGGCCGCCAGATCCGCCGTCTCGTCCAGGCCGTCGCCTTCCGCGATGGCCGCCAGCCGGGCCGCGGTGTCCATGAACGCCGCGTCGATCCGGTGCACCGCGCGGTACAGGGGGAGGGCGGCGGCCGTGCGCCCGGTGCCCTCGTGGGCCCGCGCCAGCCAATAGCGCAGCTCCTTGCGCTGCGGCTGCTCGCTGCGGCAGCGCATCAGCGCCGCGGCCAGCAGCGGTTCCGCCTGGCTGAACATCTCCAGCCGGACCCGCGCCATGCCGCCGAAGAGCCCCGCCTCGATGCCCAGCAGCGGATCGTCCAGCAGCGGCTCGGTGTGCCGGACCAGCTGTTCCCAGTCCTTGACCAGATAGGCGCGGCAGGCGTGCAGGAAGCGGGCCTGCGGATCGGCCTCCACCGGCGGGCAGCCCGCCAGGGCCCGGTCCAGTTCCGGTACGTGGCGGCCGTCGAGCCAGTGCGAGGCGTGCGCGAGCAGCAGGTCGCGGCCGCTCTCCAGCACCGGCTGCACCCACCAGCCCAGCCAGTACCAGGAGTTGAGCGGGCGCCGGTGGCGGGTGCGCTGCTCGCCGAACCGGTCCCGGTGGCGGTACATGCGCAGCAGCGCGGTGGCGGTGTCGGCGCGCAGCGCGTGCAGCCCCAGCCACGCGTCGGCCATCCCCGGGTCGTGCCGCACCGCGGTCCGGAACTCGTCCTCGGCCTGGGCGTACGCGCCCATGGTGTAGGCGTCGACGCCGCGCAGCCAGGCGAGGTCGGCCGGGGCGGGTGAGCTCTGCGTGCCGAAGTCCATCCCGTCCCCCACAAACCGTGCCCCGTGGTGAGCCGCCGGGCGAGTGCCTGGCTGCCTTCCTGCCCAACCGCCGTGCCGTGGCCGGGGGTTGGCCAGTGTGCCAGTGCCTCCGCCGGAAAAGGACCTGTTCGGCTGCACCGATTCGCATCGTACCTGCGCAGGCGGCACGGGCCGAGGGTGCGGTACGCCGTTCATGCCGGGTGGCGGCGGGGAGCGGTCCGCGGGCGCCGGGGGGCGGCTCTGCGCTGATGGTGACCCAGGGTGAAGGGAGAAAGGAGGGCAGAAATGCACGAATCGCATATGGCGGACAGGACGAAGCCCCCGGTCACGGGGGAACAACCGGGGGCTTCGCGTTGCTGGGCGACTCGTACGAGCCGCACATTGAGAACGTAAGACCTGTATGGCCCCCAGGTCAAGCCGAGTTGGGGCACTCGTAGCACCTTGGGCAAGTCTCCGGCGCAGCGGACGGTCGACCACTACGGACAGTCACGCCGGGGGCAGACCGGTGGCCGCCGCGGGCCCCGGCAGCAGCGCGTACCCCTCCGGCCCCCGCCGTACCAGCGTGTCGGCGAACGGACGCGAGGGGTCGGAGGCGAAGTGGGCGCGCTCCGC
Coding sequences within it:
- a CDS encoding AAA family ATPase; protein product: MDFGTQSSPAPADLAWLRGVDAYTMGAYAQAEDEFRTAVRHDPGMADAWLGLHALRADTATALLRMYRHRDRFGEQRTRHRRPLNSWYWLGWWVQPVLESGRDLLLAHASHWLDGRHVPELDRALAGCPPVEADPQARFLHACRAYLVKDWEQLVRHTEPLLDDPLLGIEAGLFGGMARVRLEMFSQAEPLLAAALMRCRSEQPQRKELRYWLARAHEGTGRTAAALPLYRAVHRIDAAFMDTAARLAAIAEGDGLDETADLAAVPSATGVGQDASDARESTGPPLTDPDPPPMPPDTGDGRESRPFDGPALLGPTGAGGGTGGRRKKAADPAEPGPSDPELLRAALQQLERMVGLEPVKRQVRALSAQLNMARLRAGQGLPVQPPKRHFVFSGPSGTGKTTVARILGRVFYALGLLGGDHLVEAGRADLVGEYLGQTAVKANELIDSALGGVLFVDEAYSLSNSGYSKGDAYGDEALQVLLKRAEDNRDRLVVILAGYPEGMDRLLAANPGLGSRFTTRVDFPSYRPLELTSIGEVLAAENGDRWDEEAVEELRSISGHVVDQGWIDELGNGRFLRTLYEKSCAYRDLRLSGWNGVPGRDDLATLRLPDLMQAYGEVLSGRGPMDRGPQDPPFA